The Diceros bicornis minor isolate mBicDic1 chromosome 19, mDicBic1.mat.cur, whole genome shotgun sequence genome contains the following window.
TATGTAGGAGCTTCTGCTGTGCCAGCAGCGTATTTCAAGAATTGAACAAGCATTCCGCAAGCACCTATTCTGTGCTGGCGCTAGACAGGTAGAAGAAAAATAGGAGATCTAGTCGCTGCCCATGTGGCGTTCCTGGGTTGTGGGAAACAAGCATGAAAAGAAACCTGTTTCAATGCAGTGTGAAAAGGAATGGAGCcaggacctgccccgggagctgtAGGAGCAAAGGAACGCCCCTTTCCCAGCCGGGGGCTGGTGGGGTGGGCATGGACAGGGAGGGCTTCTCAGAGTTCCTTAAGCTCATCTAAAATGAGTCTTGAAGTGTGGACAGGAGTAGCGGGTAAGGGAGGCATTCTCTCAGGGCCAGGTATGAGCTGTCAGTAAGCTCTGTGCCCAAATGTGCCCATGTCAATTCAGCCTGCCTTGTGCAGACTGCCCCCACTCACGACTCCCACCTCTGCCCTCTGGGCCCACTCAGTCAACATCAGCCACCTCTTTAGGACAGCTCATCAGAAGTGAACTCAGTGGCCCATCCACACACGTCCATCAGGTTCCTTCATGCATTCCTGGCCCCTCTCTTCATATCCTCCTGTTATGAAGGGGCAAAGCCTAGAGTACATTTTCACATGTGTCTCACCAGGGCCAGCCCTTTGATCCTAGATGCCACCTTCTTCGAGACACAACTTCTTCCAGACAGAACCAAATAGAGGATTATTCCCCACTGAGCTGTCAGCTCCGTGAGGAGGGGGACTcttgctgtgtccccagtgcctaacATGAGGCCTGATGCCTGGCTGATTTTCAGTAAGCGTCTGTTGAATAGAAAAGGCAGCAAACATGGGTGAATGGAACATGGGCCAGAAGAGGGCAGTCttagccacctgggccaggggtcAACATTTGGGTCGCAGGTTTTGGCAAGCCCGAGCTGTGGAGAGTTTCCTCCGAGGGACCACCTCCTATGCTGACCAGATGTTCCTGCTGAAGCGAGGCCTTCTGGAGGTAACGGCCTGGAGGAGCCAGGGTGTTGGGTGTCCCATTCTTCCCGCAGCCCCATGCATTGTTTTCCTGTCCTGAGACCTAGACACCTGGTCAGAAGCAGACCAGATCTCTTTGTTTTAAAATGCCAATGCAGATTGCCCTAGTGTTTCCCCTGAATTTCCAACTCTGGGTTCCTCCGCGGGTGCGGAGGGACCTAGAGGGTGGCCGTGGAGGAGTGTAGGAGTCTGTAGAGTTACGCAGCAAGGCCTTTTAACCTTGAGGATATTTTGCCGCTGACTAAAAGTTAATTTCCCTTTATTAAAAAACGGCCTTCAGGgtgggcccagtggcgcagcagttaagtgcgcacactctgctttggcggcctggggttcgcgggttcggatcccgggcgctcaccgacgcaccacttgtcaggccatgctgtggcggcatcccatataaagtagaggaagatgggcacagatgttagcccagagccaatcttcctcggcaaaaagaggaggattggcattggatgttagctcagggctgatgttcctcaccaaaaaaaaaaagtggccttCAGAAATAGCGGAATTTACGGAAGTGGGGGAACAAAATGACCAAAGCTATAATTGCTTCAAAAAAAACAGTGCAAACAAGAAACTGACCTATGAATTGTAAAATCATAGGGAAAAGAAATGATTCAAATCAATGTAACTTCAGGAAagtgaaaaatggaaacaatttaaCTATCATAGAAAACGTTATCAAAGCGTTTAATTGGCTTTATGTtcttgataaaaattcattggttTTAGTGTAGATTTTTTCATTCATAAACATAAAGACAAACCATGCAGTTAAAATGTGTCCCACTCCCTTAAACCCTGTGCTTATTTACTTAAACGGCCTCAGTTCTTGGGCAGTGGCTGATGTTACATCTGGAGACAGCCCCCCTCGcctgcgagctggagagccctggcatcttggtaaccacaaagcagGTCAGAGGCAAACAAGAGAGGTCGTGGTTACATACtccaccctgcccccacctcctggtGAGGTgtgtcaggcctggccctgccgTTGGAGCCACCAGCATCCTCAGATGAGAATCTAGAGAGGGTAGCAGGTTCCATTGACCGGATGCTTGCTTGAGGCAAATGTCACATGGTATGAGCTACATTCCAGGCCCcggtggaaggcaggagggggcaGCTTAGATGAATGTAGCCTATGGGCAGCAGCCACATCTGCTTGTTGGCCCCAGGGCTCAGCTGCCCTCCTGCCTTCACCCtgtcctctcccacccccagcacaTCCTGTACTGCATTGTGGATAGTGAGTGCAAATCGAGAGATGTGCTCCAGAGTTACTTTGACCTCCTGGGGGAGCTGATGAAGTTCAACGTTGATGCATTCAAGAGATTCAATAAATACATCAACACTGATGCAAAGGTAAGACTAAGGCAGGGCTCCATAGGGTTTGCTGCACTGTCCAGAAGTTATCCTGGAGCCCTGGACCTTGCCAGTCTTCAGGTGCTGGTTTTAAATTGGAGAATTACTGGGGATTCAGTGGGCAGTCTTCAGCAAACATTCATTAGCTGTGTAGTGGGTGCCATGAagagccccagaagggcaggaCTGGGCCTGGTGTGTTAGGTTCACcgggtgtgtgtgtgacagaaacACAGCTCAGACTAGTTGAAGTAAAAATGAGAGGAGTCTGGCACCCTTCAGTGCAAAAAAACACTGAGCATGGTGTTGGAAGATCTGGGTTGAGGTCTTTCTAGGGCTGCTTATTAGTGGGTGGTAAGGGCAGGTCATCCAGCTTGTCTGAGCCTTGGTCTTCCTGTTGGAAACAGCTCGGTCGGGGTAGATCAGTGCACTTGCAGGGACTGCCCACTCTGGGCCATGGCCGTCTCCAGCCAGGAGCCTACCACCTCCCGTCTGAGCTTGGTCTCTGCTGCAGTTCCAGGTGTTCCTGAAGCAGATCAACAGCTCACTCGTGGACTCCAACATGCTGGTGCGCTGTGTCACTCTGTCACTGGACCGATTTGAAAACCAGGTGGACATGAAAGGTAAGAAAAAGCCATAATGCCAAGGCGAATCCATCCATTGCTGCCACACTGGTGTCAAACACCCAGCCTTTAGCAAAGAGACAAAAATGGCTGGAAGTAGCTGCCCCAAATGCCCACGTGGCTGGGGTCAAGGTGGTGGCTCTCCAGGGGATTTTCTTTGCTGCTTTTACTTTTCTCTATCATCCGTGCTTCCTTTAATGAGCAGGTACATTTTAATAAAGGTAAAAAACCATTGTTGCCagcaaaatacaaaaaacaaacaccctTCTTCTACTGGCCTGGAGTTGCCTGGATGAGAGGAACCCGGGTGGTGAAGCCTGGGGGAGAGGTGGTCCCTGGGCGAGACTGAAGGAAAAGGTGGTGAACTGGTGGGAGCTCGGAGAAGGCAGGCTGAGCCGGGGTGGCAGAATGGCTGGagatttgttcctactgcagtcAACCTTTTCTGTAGTTGTTTTGACAGTGGGGGCTCCCAGCTTCAGAGTCAGAACCCAAGGGAGACTTGACTAGAAGCCTGGTGGCAggcctctgggccagagccaccaACCAGCTTCCGATCCTGCTGTTCACACCTCTGCCTCTCTGTTCCTCTCTGTCCCCAGTTGCTGAGGTCCTATCCGAGTGCCGCCTGCTTGCCTACATATCCCAGGTGCCCACGCAGATGTCCTTCCTCTTCCGCCTCATTAACATCATCCATGTGCAGACGCTGACCCAGGTGAGAGCCCTGCGGACATACAACAGGGAAGGGAGACTAGAAACAGGTTCCCTCATCCCAGAGCCCAACAGAGTTGATCCTCTCCCTCTCCGGAGACCCATCTCTTGGTTCCTAGGAAACCCTCTCAACTATTTTGAGGATTTTTTCTGATAAGGGATCagtgccccattttacagatgcagccTGAGGAGGGAGCAAGTCTCTGAGGTCACAGACAGGTCAGGACAGAGTTGGGATTGACACTGAGTTCTGATTCCCAGTCCAGTGCtctccatgcccctcctgctgggCAGGCTTTGGAGTTGGACCTGATGTTGACTCCCACCCCCTTCAATAAATAACTGCAGTTGTCCCTTCTCCAAGCTTCACAGCCCTCTTTTCTAAAATGGGGGGTAATACCATAGCTCTCAGAGGTGGTTCTTGTATTCCTTCAtctagcaaatgtttattgaggcgaggccctgggctgggcatgcacccagtgaacaaaacagactgaGCCTCTTCCCTCCTGATGCCCCCAGTCTAGTGCTGAATGAAAGTTAGAAAGTGAGAGAACCCCGTCTAACACTTGCACCCAGCCCTGCCCCGGTTCCTGAAGCTCCTGGGAAGAGCTGGTTCTGGAGAAGAAGTAGACTCTAGACggggggtggtgggtgggagaGGGACCAGGAAGGTACTCAGGGCAGGATGCTGGCAGTGCTGGTGTCATTCCTGTCCCCAGTCCTCTCAGGTGTATGCAGGGACAGCTCCAGGCATGGCCCATGGACCCTGCCAGGGCTCTGCAGGGTCTGGGCCTGGGACACCCTCCTCCCTGCTTAGTGACACCTCAGGTCCACCAGGGGCCGCTGGAGCTACCAGCACACACTTAACCCTGATGGCCTGGGGCCTTGCAGGAGAACGTCAGCTGCCTCAACACCAGCCTGGTGATCCTGATGCTGGCCCGACGGAAAGAGCGGCTGCCCCTCTACCTGCGGCTGCTGCAGCGGATGGAACACAGCAAGAAGTATCCTGGCTTCCTGCTCAACAACTTCCACAACCTGCTGCGCTTCTGGCAGCAGCATTACCTGCACAAGGACAAGGATAGCACCTGCCTGGAGAACGTGAGTGCCCCACCCTTGAGTGGGTGGTGGGTGGGCCGCAGGCACGCAGACCCAGGGCCCCTCAGAGGGGCGTCCAGGGTGCGTGGTCCCTGCCTGGGCCATGCGGCAGGCGGCTGTTTGTCCCCTTACCAAGGCCCTCCCCACGGGGTGCCGGGCTCCATCTGGGTCCTCCAGgcaccccccagcccctccctctttGCCCAGAGCTCCTGCATCAGCTTCTCATACTGGAAAGAGACCGTGTCCATCCTgttgaacccggaccgccagtcaCCCTCTGCCCTTGTCAGCTACATCGAGGAGCCCTACATGGACATAGACAGGGACTTCACCGAGGAGTGACCTTGGGTCAGGCCCAGGAGGCTGCTGGGCCAGGGCTAGTGCGGGTGAGCGTGGGTATGCGTGCCACACGCCCTGACCTGTCCCCACCCTTCCCCTGCCTCCCTGCTGCTCTTTGCCTGCCCCAGGTGTTCAGGTACAGGCTTGGAGGGAGGGAGCGTCTAGAAACCCTGGGTCTGGAGGCCCCAGGTCATTGGGGAACCTCAGCTCCCTCAAGATCCCTATGTTGAGGACAGGGGCACTACGCCCACCCCTCCTTCAGaaccctggggctctggcccaTCCAGAGGTAAGGGGACTTTTAAAAATAGCTCTGTCTGAGCTCCTGCCCAGTTTCTTGGCTGTCAGTCCTGGGGCGGGGAGGGAGATATAGGCACCCTCCCCCAATCTGTGAGCCAAGCTTGCCCTGGCCTTTGGACCCAGGCAAAGGCTTCTGAGCccctgggcaggggtgggggataCTGGAGAATGCTACCTTCCCCCAAGCCTGCCCATCTGCCCCTCCTGTCCTCCCTCCCTTGTTTTCCTTTAGTTCCTCTGGTTCTGTTTGCTCACTGACCGCTGTGTTCTTCCCAAGGGGTTCCCCCAGAACTGGGGGGCCTTTTCCATCCATCCCTTGGGGCACAGCTACCCTgtgccccacccctgccccagggcaGCATCTCCTGCCTGAGCccacacacacaggagcctggCTGAGAGCAACCCTTGGCCCCTCCTTGTGTTGCCAATTTATTAACAAATAAACCAATTAAATGGAGACTATTAAAGAACTTTATTTTAAGTGACTGATGTGGACCTGACTTTTGTCCATTGGGGACTTTGCtgccctccccaaccccaaagaATGAGGCGGAAACCGGCTGGAGTTGCAGACATGGTGTTTATTCAGGGTGTAGCAGGACTTGGGGCTTTTGAGGCTCAGCAGATGGAGAGAAGAAGAGACGACAGGATCCGGGTGGGGCAGCCTCAGCTGGAGGCAAGTGAGGGGCAAACAGCAGGCCTCCCTCTTCAGAGCCCAGGGGCTCAGGCATCACTCTTTGTGCTaaggggagaggggtggtggaATGAGctgcaccaccaccacccaccacccCAGCATGCAGAGGGCGGGATGGTGCCCTACACCACCCCTCACCTTGGGGCCTAGGGCATCCCGGGTCCGTGCCCTCAGCTTGTTGGCCTGAGTTTCTGCCATGTCTGCCCGCTCCTCTGCGTCGTCCAACTCATGCTGGGCCTTGCGATACTTGGCCAGGTTAGTGTTGGCCTGCTGCTCCTGGGGGCACAGGCAGGCCTGGTCACCCTTTGGTAACTGAGATGGTCAGTCTGGTCCTTACCCCATCCCCAGAAGGGAGCTGGCTTCTGGTCGTCACTTCTGCTCCCACCAGCCATGGCCCTTCTACCCCCTCACCAGTACCCACAGCAGAAAGAAGAGGTTGAGACACTCCTTTCAGAGgtgcctgtgtgccagacctggcCTGGAAGGGGAAAGCATAAGGGGTCCCTTCAGAGACAGAGCTAGGTCTCATCTCTTACTGGAGCTGTTAGAAACTTGTCTCTCTTGCCGCTGGGACAGTGGGGGTCACTGAGCTGGGTCACTGCTCTTTAGGGGTAGCCTGCCTATGCACAGTGGGGAAACCATGGCCCAGAGATGGAGCAGGGCTGTGTGCTGCTGGTGCCTCACctggctgcagagcctggggccAGCTGTTAAAGTTGCGTTACCACAGGCATGCTGACCAGTACCAGGCCCCAGGTGCCCAGACCCCCGTGCACTCACCGCCTCTTCAAACTGGCGTTTGTAGCTCTTGACCTTGCTCTGCAGCTTGTCCACCAGGTCCTGCATGCGAGCCAAGTTCTTCCTGTCCTCCTCGGCCTGGGCAGGCAAAGGGGACTCAGGGTTTGCCTGGAccaggccagctccagagccgcccCTCAAGGTGGACCTAGTCACCCACCTGGTACGCGAGCTCCTTGACCCGACGCTCATGTTTCCGCACCCCCTTGAGGGCCTCAGCATGCTTCTTCTGCTCTGCGTCCAGCTCGGCCTCTAGCTCCCGCACCTGTGAGCAGCCGgggatgggcctgatgccccgaGCCTGCCCTCGGGCTGGCCCACCCTGCAGGGGAAAGGACTGGGAGGGCTGCACACACCTTGGCCTCTAGCTTCTGCACCTGCTTCTTCCCACCACGGAGGGCAGCTTGTTCCGCCTCCTCAAGCCTTGCCTGTAGCTCCCGCACTGTCTGCTCCAGAGTCTTCTTCATCCGTTCCAGGTGTGCGCTCGTGTCCTGCTCCTTCTTCAGCTCCTCGGCCATCATGGCTGCCTGCAGGAGAGGAGGTGGCATGGTCAGGAGGTGCAAGTCCCTTTGGGCTCTGTTCCAGTCCCCCCACAGCCCCGGCCCAGTCTCACATCAGTGATGGCCTTTTTGGCCTTCTCCTCGGCTTCCCGCCTCTCCTGGGCAGCCTCTTCTACCTCCCCACTCAGCTGGGACAAATCCACCTCtagcttctttttctggttcaGCAGGCCTGTGTTCTGGGGGGAAGCAAAGCCTCAGAGCCAGCCAGCAGGCAGCCACCCCACACATCCCTGTGTAGCCTCTCCCCACCTGCGAATGCAGGAGGTTGAGGCGCTCAGTGGCCTCTAGCAGCTCCTGTTCTGCCAGCCGCCGGCTGCGCTCTCCCTGCTCCATGGCGGCCcgcagctcctccagctccccggCCAGCAGCGCAGCCCGCCGTTCCAGGGCCTGTGCCTGCTCCCGGAGCTCAGCCACCAGCCGCTGCTCCTCGTCCCGCCCTGCCTGCTCCTCCTTGAGTTGGGCCTGCAACAGCCGCGTGGCTGCCTGTGCCTCCATGGCCTGGCGAGTGGCATGGCCCAGCTGCAGCTCCAGGTCATTGAGGTCGCCCTCCATCTTCTTCTTGAGCCGCAGTGCCTCGTTGCGGGCCCTTGTCTCTGCATCCAGGGAGGCCTGCAGGGACTCCACTGCCCGCTGGTGGTTTCGCCTATGAGAGTGAGGGATGAAAGGAGGGGTCGTGGCCTTCGAGAAGGGTGGGCACAGACACCACACCAGCTCTTAAAAACGCCCAGGGAATGCTGGAGATGTGAACCCATTTTGGGAATAAGTGACTCATCCCTCCCTGATTTCAAGCCTCTTGTGACTGCCTGTTGCCCATCAGAGCAAGTTCATGGAGAAGAGTGCAGCTCCACAGCAGACAGACATGGGCTGAACTCTGGCTCTACCCCaactgtgtaactttgggcaagtccttTAGCCTCTCTGCGGCTCACCTCTAAACTGGACAACAATCCAAACCTGAGAAAGTCCTGTGGGAGGGACAAACTAGGTGTCCAGTTCATGCACACAATAGGGCTTCGCAAACAttgccctccctcctttctcctaCTCTCAGTTGGCTGGGGTGGCAGGGGCTGTTagcctggggaggagggatggCCCCGCCCCGCACCTCAGGTTAGTACACTCCTCGTCTTTCTCTGCCAGTTTCCGGTCTACTTCAGCCTTGACCTGGGACAGCTCCAGCTGGATCCGCAGAGTCTTGGTCTCCTCTAGCTCCAGGGCCCCCTGGGGTGCAGAGCAGGCAATATGGCCATGGGGACCCTGAGTTTGTGTGAAGggagggtggaggccaggggAGCAGTGGGTCAGTGTCCACCCCAGCCCTGTGGCCCGCCCCTCACCTCAGCCTCCTCCAGTGCAGCCTGGAGCTCGCTCTTCTCCCCTTCCAGCGCCTTCTTGGCTTTCTCCAGCTCCTGGATGCTCTTCCCACTGAGGCTGAGCTGGTCTGTGAGGTCACTGATCTCCTCTGCAGAGTGGACAGGGCACTGAGGGGCCACCCCCATGGCTCCTGCTCCAACCCAACTCCAACTCATTTACCCCTAATTCCAGAGTGACCCCACCAGGGAACCCTGTGTGACTCCAAGGTGCTCCCAATGACGCCAGAGCAGCTCTCTGACCCTGGGGTGGGTCATACCCTGCAGGTTCTTGTTCTCCCGCTTGAGCGTTTCCAGGGCCTCAAGAGCCTCCTCATGGCTGTGCCGCAGCCGGAAGAGCTCAGTGCCCAGGCTGCGGGCCTCCCTCTGAGCCGCCTCCAGCTCCCGCTGCATCTCCTCCTCCTGCCGCCGCCGCTCCTCCAGTGCCCGCTCCAAGTGCCGCTGCTTCTTGTCCAGTGCGGCAGCTGCTGAGGTCGcccgctccagctccagggtcACATCCTCTGACTCTGTCTGCAGCCGCAGCTTGGCCTTCTCCAGCGACGAGCACTTGGCGTGAGCAGCCTCtactccctcctctgcctcctgcagCCGCAGTGCCAGCTTCTTCCTAGGCCACGGGAGCAGACAGGTTATGGACTGTGTAGCAGAGGGAGGCTGGCAGAAGAATGGCCCCCACATCTCCCCTTGACCCGATGGCTCAGAGGTGCAGGCGTCACCCCGTGCAGTGATGGCCTGGCCAGCAAGGCACTCACTtggcctcctccagctcctcagTCCTCTGGATGGCGTCTGCCTCGTACTTGCTCCTCCACTGGGCTACCTCGGCATTGGCCTTGGACAGCAGCCGCTGCAGTTCGGCCTGGGCCTCGGCCTCCTCTTCATGCTGCTCCCGCAGGAGGTCGCAGTCGTGCCGCAAAGCTTGCACGGCATGGGCCAGTGCACTCTTGGCCTGCAGGGACCCCAGTGACCTCAGCATCAGGCCGATGGCCCCGGTGCCCACCCTGCCTGCTCTGTGGCAGCCAGCAGCCAGcccaccttgctctcctcctccagctgcCTCCGCAGTTCCTCCAGGCTCTGGGTGGCTAAGGCCTTCCCACGGCTCAGCTGGCTAATCAGAGACTCTTTCTCCTCGAGCAGGCGGCTCAGCTCCCCTGCAGGCCAAGGGGTGAGCTGGCAGGTCAGGCGGGCGAGGGGCAGCACCGAGGCCCCAGTGTGCCCCAACTGAGACCCTGTCCTCACCGCTCTCGGTCTGCAGCCGCCCACGCTGGGTGCTCGCGTCAGCCAGCTGCCGCTGCAGCTCCtccaccttgattttggcctcaCTCAGCTGATCCTCGTAGGCCCGGCACAGCTTCTCTGCACTGGCCTGGGATCCGGGATCAGGAGTCAGAACAAGTTTGTGAATCACAGGGCAGGATGTAGGGCTGCCAATCACAGACTGGGCCCTGGGGTCAGGAACTGGAAGGCTAGACATGTGCCCAGGAATCAAAGGGAGAGCAGAGCCCCAAGTTCAAGGTCAGAGATTCTACTGTTGGACTATGCCTTAAAAGATGGGCGTTAGAAGTGAGAGGACTGGACTAGTCCCAAGGCAGGTGGGTCAGGGTGAGGTTAGGATACTAGAGTCTGAACTCAGCTTGGGACAGTTGTCAGAGGTCAGCTGTCAGGATTAGCTGGTATAAAGGTCAGGTGTCAAGATTGGGTGCTGGGATTCAGGACAGAAAGAGTAAGGACAGGTATTAGGTCAGAGTTCAGAGATCAAGGACTGAGAAGTTGGAATTGGATGCTGGGTCAAAAATGACCTAGAGTCCGAGCATAGAGACTAGGAGCCAGGGTTTGAGGTCAGGATTGgtgtggggttggggttggggttgggtgcCAGGTGAATGGGTCAGGGGTCAGGGTCAGATAACGAGATCAGGACTAGGGTGAGGCCAGATCGGCATGGGGTGGTCAGGGGTCAGAGGGTGGGGTCAGCTACTGGAATCAGGATTGGTTTAAGAGGCAGGATGGGTACAGGATCAGAGCTAGGGGTCAGAATAGGATGCTGGAGTCAGGTCAGAGGTCAGGGTGAGGAAGGAGGCAGATACCTTGCCGCGGGCCAGTGTCTCAACGTTGGCGCCCAGATCATCCACCTCCATGCGGAGCTCACTCttctccttttccagcttctgccgCACCCGCTGCAGACTGTCTACCTGCTCACCTAGCTCGGCTGCACTCTCCGCCTGCTTGCGCCGCAGGGCAGCCACCGTGGCCTCGTGCCGCAACGCCGCCTCCTCCAGTTCCCGCCGCAGCCGCCCCAGCTCGGCCTCACGCTTGCGGCAGCCCTCGCGCTGCCCCGCGGACGCGCCACCGGCCTCCTCCAGCCGCTCGctcagctcctccagctcccgggCAGCCTCTGCCCGCTGCTTCTCCACGCGGGCCCGGGCCGCCCGCTCCGCCTCCAGCTCCTCTTCTAGCTCCTCTGCCCGAGCCTGGGGACGCATGGGCGGCAGCTGTCACCTCTGTGGACTCTGACCCCAGTCCCCGCCTGCCCTCATCCCCCACATACCTGCAGCTCCTTGATCTTCTTCTGCAGCTGGGCCCCAAGGAGCTGCTCATCCTCCACCCGCAGGTTCAGCTGACTCAACTCCGAGTCCTTTCTGGAGGTCATGGGGGAGGGGGCATGAGCCAGTCCTGGTCCTAGCTTCCATTAACCTGCCTGGGCCTCCAGTACCAGCCCCAGCATACCCCCTGCCTAAGGCACTCTGCACCCAGAGCAACCCTGAGTGACCTCACCTCGTGATCCCTCTCAAGCTCCGGCCCCAGAGCCCAGTCAGGGCCCCTTGGTCCAGGGAGGGCAAGACACTACCCCCTGCACCCTAGTGACCCTCCTCTGTCAACCCTCCCTGTTAAACTTCTGCAGTAATGGGGAACTGACTAGAGTCCAGAGGGAATAAGACATGGGGTGCAGGCTCAGGAGGCCACCTGCTGGTCAGAGGGGTCAGGTCTGCTGCCCACCCCACACCTACTTCTTGAGCTTCTCCTCCAGCTGCTGCTTGTCCTGGGCCGCATCTGTCACGGACTCCTGTGTCAGCTTCAGGTCACCCTCGAGCTTGCGTTTGGCCCGCTCCGTGTCCATGCGCAGCTTCTTCTCCTGCTCCAGGGAGCACTCCAGCTGTGGAGCAGGACAGGGTGGGTGGGCTCAGCCACTGTCCTGGCTGTCCCAGCCCCACTGCACAGCCCTCTGCTATGATAGCCCTGACTCACGTCTTCCACCTGCTGCTCCAGCCGGAGCTTGGCCTTGGCCAGTGCGCTCACACGGTCCTCCTCGGCCTGCAGGTCGCCCAGGGCCTGCTGGTGGGCCTCCTGCAACGCCTTCTTCTCCTTGGTCAGCCGGGCCACTGACTCATCCAGCGCCGCCATCTCCTCCGTCAGGTTCTTCACCTGTGCCAGGGCCAAGGCCAACATGGGGATGTCTCTCCTGCATTGTCTGAGCAGCCACCACACCAGGTCACAGCAACCGCCCCTTCCTGCTAGGGGACCTCGGGCAAGTCATTTCACtccgagcctcaatttcttcatccctAAGGGATGTAATACCGTCCTCCTCGAGTTGTACTGAGGGATTAATGAGCAAATGCTCACAAAGCCCTTTGCACGGTGCCTGGCCTCGAGTGAGAAATCAATAGATGCCAGCTATTTTGCTAACAACAGGTGTTCCAGACAGCTGTTTCCTAGTCCTGGCTTCCTCAGTGAGCACCCACGAGAACCTGAATAAGCAGCTTACTCCCTGGAGCCTCACTTTCCCCTCCTGTATAATGGAGTCAATACTCCTGGTCCTGTGAACCACACGGGGCTGTCATAAGAGTTCAATGATAGAAGAAGGCAGGTAAAGGCTCCTAGGGGATGCAGAGCTGGGGAAATGGGGTTCCTGCCTTCAAGGGGCTTGCAGTCCAGGATGGATGACAATCACTAgcatttcctgagcacctactatgtgctgggccctCAGGTGAGTGCTGGCAAAGGTCAGTTACACACTGAATCCTCACCCACCTAACAAGGTACGTGCTGCTATGAACcccattgacagatgaggaaatcgaggcccacagaaaggaagagacatgcccaaggccacacagcaggggCCTGGCAGAGCCAGGAGTAGAACCTGCAGCAGCCTGGCCCCAAAGCTGGCCCCCTGGCTCTGGGCCTTCCCCTACATCTGgcccagcccacaccttattCTCCGTGGCCTGCTTCTCCTTCTCGGCCTTGGCCAGCGTCAGTTCCAGGTCATCAATGTCCTTCTTGAGCTCCGTGCACTCGTCTTCCAGCTTGCGCCGGCGGGCGGCCAGGTCGGCATtcacctcctcctcatcctccagcCGCTCGCTCAGCTCCTTCACCTTCGCCTCAAGCTGCACCTTGGACTTAATGAGCAAGTGGCAGCGCTCCTCAGCATCCGCCAAGTTGTCCTGCTCCTGGAGGGGAACATGGGGAATGGTGCAGAGTCAAGGCAGGTCCAGGTAAACCAGCTGAGGGacaccaggccaggccctggaGAAGAAAGTTCATTTGTCCATGCAGAGGTTTGATACCTGTGCTTAGCTGGGCTCTGAGGACCAAGGAATACCTAAGACCCACTTTTGGCCCTGAAGGGGCTCAGGTGTAGTGGGATGAGGGCTCAGGTAGGGGGATGGACGGGGCGGCGAGAGGGGAATGTTAGACAGGTTGGAGGCAACCCAGAGTGATGCCACAACAAGGGCTGTAGGAGCGAAGCCAGCTGCCAGCTCTGCCCACAACTGGGACGGCCTGCACAGCCATGGAGGGCTCCAGTGTTCTCTCCCACCTCACCGTCTCCTCACCACCTGGCTGCATAACTGTCTCCTG
Protein-coding sequences here:
- the MYH7B gene encoding myosin-7B isoform X1, producing the protein MDTQGVPLVASPSPWLTSLSPLLSSRPRKPVHADHQFLATKTGGTLEDQIIEANPAMEAFGNAKTLRNDNSSRFGKFIRIHFGPSGKLASADIDSYLLEKSRVIFQLPGERSYHVYYQILSGKKPELQDMLLLSMNPYDYHFCSQGVITVDNMDDGQELMATDHAMDILGFSVDEKCACYKIVGALLHFGNMKFKQKQREEQAEADGTESADKAAYLMGVSSGDLLKGLLHPRVRVGNEYVTKGQSVEQVVFAVGALAKATYDRLFRWLVSRINQTLDTKLPRQFFIGVLDIAGFEIFEFNSFEQLCINFTNEKLQQFFNQHMFVLEQEEYKREGIDWVFIDFGLDLQPCIDLIEKPLGILSILEEECMFPKASDASFRAKLYDNHAGKSPNFQQPRPDKKRKYQAHFEVVHYAGVVPYSIVGWLEKNKDPLNETVVPIFQKSQNKLLATLYENYAGSCSTEPPKSGVKEKRKKAASFQTVSQLHKENLNKLMTNLRATQPHFVRCIVPNENKTPGVIDAFLVLHQLRCNGVLEGIRICRQGFPNRLLYTDFRQRYRILNPGAIPDDTFMDSRKATEKLLGSLDIDHTQYQFGHTKVFFKAGLLGVLEELRDQRLAKVLTLLQARSRGRLMRLEYQHLLGGRDALFTIQWNIRAFNAVKNWSWMKLFFKMKPLLRSAQAEEELAALRAELRGLRGALATAEAKRQELEETHVSVTQEKNDLALQLQAEQDNLADAEERCHLLIKSKVQLEAKVKELSERLEDEEEVNADLAARRRKLEDECTELKKDIDDLELTLAKAEKEKQATENKVKNLTEEMAALDESVARLTKEKKALQEAHQQALGDLQAEEDRVSALAKAKLRLEQQVEDLECSLEQEKKLRMDTERAKRKLEGDLKLTQESVTDAAQDKQQLEEKLKKKDSELSQLNLRVEDEQLLGAQLQKKIKELQARAEELEEELEAERAARARVEKQRAEAARELEELSERLEEAGGASAGQREGCRKREAELGRLRRELEEAALRHEATVAALRRKQAESAAELGEQVDSLQRVRQKLEKEKSELRMEVDDLGANVETLARGKASAEKLCRAYEDQLSEAKIKVEELQRQLADASTQRGRLQTESGELSRLLEEKESLISQLSRGKALATQSLEELRRQLEEESKAKSALAHAVQALRHDCDLLREQHEEEAEAQAELQRLLSKANAEVAQWRSKYEADAIQRTEELEEAKKKLALRLQEAEEGVEAAHAKCSSLEKAKLRLQTESEDVTLELERATSAAAALDKKQRHLERALEERRRQEEEMQRELEAAQREARSLGTELFRLRHSHEEALEALETLKRENKNLQEEISDLTDQLSLSGKSIQELEKAKKALEGEKSELQAALEEAEGALELEETKTLRIQLELSQVKAEVDRKLAEKDEECTNLRRNHQRAVESLQASLDAETRARNEALRLKKKMEGDLNDLELQLGHATRQAMEAQAATRLLQAQLKEEQAGRDEEQRLVAELREQAQALERRAALLAGELEELRAAMEQGERSRRLAEQELLEATERLNLLHSQNTGLLNQKKKLEVDLSQLSGEVEEAAQERREAEEKAKKAITDAAMMAEELKKEQDTSAHLERMKKTLEQTVRELQARLEEAEQAALRGGKKQVQKLEAKVRELEAELDAEQKKHAEALKGVRKHERRVKELAYQAEEDRKNLARMQDLVDKLQSKVKSYKRQFEEAEQQANTNLAKYRKAQHELDDAEERADMAETQANKLRARTRDALGPKHKE